In Streptomyces liangshanensis, the DNA window GCCAGGAACGCCGGGAAAGTACGGGAGGGGCGATGACGATCCGGGTGCTGGTGGCCGAGGACCAGTCGGCGGTCCGCGCGGGGCTGGTCCTCATCCTGGGCAGCGCGCCGGACATCGAGGTGGTCGGCGAGGCCGCGGACGGCGAGGAGGCGGTGGCCCTGGCGCGTGAACTCCGGCCGGACCTGGTGCTGATGGACGTGCAGATGCCGCGTCTCGACGGGGTGGCGGCGACCCGGCGGGTGGTCGAGGAGGGGCTCGCGGACGTGCTGGTGCTGACCACCTTCGACCTGGACGCGTACGTCTTCGGGGCGCTGCGGGCCGGGGCGGCGGGCTTCCTGCTGAAGCACACCGAGGCCGCGGACCTGCTCACGGCGGTACGGACGGTGGCCCGCGGCGAGGGTCTGATCGCACCGGCCGTCACGCGCCGCCTGATCGCGGAGTTCGCGTCCCCCACGGCGTCCTCCACGGCGGCGCGTGCGGGGAGCGCGGCGGACCCGGCCGTACTGGAAGCGCTTACCCGCAGAGAGCGTGAAGTGCTCTCGTGCCTGGGCGACGGGCTGTCGAACGCTGCGATCGCGGTACGCCTCGACATGGCGGAGGCGACGGTGAAGACGCACGTCAGCAGGGTGCTGGGCAAGCTCTCGCTGCGCAGCCGGGTCCAAGCGGCCATGCTCGCGCAGGAGTTGGGTGTGTAGCCCACCTATCACCGTCGGTGGTCTGGACCTATTGACGATTGGTCCAGACCTTCCTACTCTCACCGCACACACTGCGGTGAGCCGACGTGGTGTGCCCAGTGCACGGACCACCCCCGAATTGTCCGGTACTCACTCCACCGAGGAGCACCTTTGAACATCCCACCTGCTCTCAAGAACAGGTTCAGATCGAGAGCCGTCGCGGGCCTCACCGCGCTGCTCCTGCCCCTGGCCGCCATGGTCGGGCTCGCCGCCCCCGCCGAAGCCGCCACGTCGGCCACGGCCACCTTCTCCAAGCCCTCCGACTGGGGCTCGGGCTTCGAGGGCAGGTGGACGGTGAAGAACACCGGCACCACGACCCTCTCCTCCTGGACCGTCGAGTGGGACTTCCCCGCCGGCACCACCGTGACCTCCGCGTGGGACGCGGACGTCACCGGCTCGGCCAACCACTGGACGGGCAAGAACAAGACCTGGAACGGCACGCTGGCCCCCGGCGCGTCCGTCACCTTCGGCTTCAACGGCACCGGCTCGGGATCGCCCTCCGGCTGTAAGCTCAACGGCGCCTCCTGCGACGGCGGCCCGAGCGTCCCCGGCGACGCGCTGCCCTCGGCCCCCGGCACCCCCACCGCCAGCAACATCACCAACACGGCGGTCACGCTGAACTGGTCGGCGGCGACGGACGACAAGGGCATCAAGAACTACGACGTCTTCCGTAACGGCACGAAGGTCGCCACGGTCACCGGCACCTCGTACACCAACACCGGCCTCACCGCCGGCACGGACTACTCGTACACCGTCCAGGCCCGCGACACCATCGACCAGGTGGGCCCCGTCAGCGGCGCCCGCGCGGTCCGCACCACCGGCGGCTCCACGGACCCCGGCACCCCCGGTACCGGCAGCAAGATCAAGCTCGGGTACTTCACCGAGTGGGGCGTCTACGACCGGAACTACCACGTCAAGAACATCGTGAGCTCCGGTTCCGCCTCGAAGATCACGCACATCAACTACTCCTTCGGCAACGTCACCGGCGGCAAGTGCGTCATGGGTGACGCGTACGCCGCGACGGACAAGGCGTACACCGCCGACCAGGCCGTCGACGGTGTCGCCGACACGTGGGACCAGCCGCTGCGCGGCAACTTCAACCAGCTGCGCAAGCTCAAGGCCGCGAACCCGAACATCAAGGTTCTCTGGTCCTTCGGCGGCTGGACCTGGTCCGGCGGCTTCACGGACGCCGTGAAGAACCCGACCGCGTTCGCGCAGTCCTGCTACGACCTCATCGAGGACCCCCGCTGGGCCGACGTCTTCGACGGCATCGACCTGGACTGGGAGTACCCGAACTCCTGCGGTCTGTCCTGCGACGCCAGCGGCCCGAACGCGTTCAAGAACATGATGCAGGCCATGCGGGCGAAGTTCGGCCCGAACTACCTGGTCACCGCGGCCGTCACGGCCGACGGTTCGGCCGGCGGCAAGATCGAGCAGACGGACTACGCCGGCGCTGCCCAGTACATGAACTGGTTCAACGTCATGACGTACGACTTCTTCGGCT includes these proteins:
- a CDS encoding response regulator, yielding MTIRVLVAEDQSAVRAGLVLILGSAPDIEVVGEAADGEEAVALARELRPDLVLMDVQMPRLDGVAATRRVVEEGLADVLVLTTFDLDAYVFGALRAGAAGFLLKHTEAADLLTAVRTVARGEGLIAPAVTRRLIAEFASPTASSTAARAGSAADPAVLEALTRREREVLSCLGDGLSNAAIAVRLDMAEATVKTHVSRVLGKLSLRSRVQAAMLAQELGV
- a CDS encoding glycoside hydrolase family 18 chitinase; protein product: MVGLAAPAEAATSATATFSKPSDWGSGFEGRWTVKNTGTTTLSSWTVEWDFPAGTTVTSAWDADVTGSANHWTGKNKTWNGTLAPGASVTFGFNGTGSGSPSGCKLNGASCDGGPSVPGDALPSAPGTPTASNITNTAVTLNWSAATDDKGIKNYDVFRNGTKVATVTGTSYTNTGLTAGTDYSYTVQARDTIDQVGPVSGARAVRTTGGSTDPGTPGTGSKIKLGYFTEWGVYDRNYHVKNIVSSGSASKITHINYSFGNVTGGKCVMGDAYAATDKAYTADQAVDGVADTWDQPLRGNFNQLRKLKAANPNIKVLWSFGGWTWSGGFTDAVKNPTAFAQSCYDLIEDPRWADVFDGIDLDWEYPNSCGLSCDASGPNAFKNMMQAMRAKFGPNYLVTAAVTADGSAGGKIEQTDYAGAAQYMNWFNVMTYDFFGSFNAAGPTAPHSPLTSYTGIPQQGFTSADAIAKFKAQGVPAAKLLLGIGFYGRGWTGVTQAAPGGTATGAAPGTYEAGIEDYKVLKNTCPPTGTIAGTSYSKCGSNWWSYDTPATVAGKMAWAKQQGLGGAFFWDFTGDTANGELVTAISNGLQ